One window of the Bradyrhizobium sp. NP1 genome contains the following:
- a CDS encoding TetR/AcrR family transcriptional regulator: protein MARTVKPEERTARRNEILDVTQRLVVTKGYERMTVQDILAELKMSSGAFYHYFGSKPEVLDALVDRIKEESGAELLPVVRDGALSAPEKLRAFFQVLDRMRTERQATVIALLQIWYDDSNAIVRQKVEAATTAWRAPLIAEVARQGVREGVFSTAFPDQAGEIVLALANAMGTAHAQLMLAFARDPDERRFTEGVLALHAAFSDAIERALGAPAGSLPPADEAAVAFWIKAMRAHGMAASPGRS, encoded by the coding sequence ATGGCGCGGACCGTCAAGCCCGAGGAGCGGACCGCACGACGCAACGAAATCCTTGATGTCACCCAGCGCCTGGTCGTCACCAAGGGCTATGAGCGGATGACCGTCCAGGACATCCTGGCCGAGCTGAAGATGTCGAGCGGCGCCTTCTACCACTACTTCGGCTCCAAGCCGGAGGTGCTGGATGCGCTGGTCGATCGCATCAAGGAAGAATCCGGCGCCGAGCTCTTGCCCGTCGTTCGCGACGGCGCCTTGTCGGCGCCGGAAAAACTGCGCGCGTTCTTCCAGGTGCTCGATCGCATGCGAACCGAGCGGCAGGCCACCGTGATCGCGCTGCTTCAGATCTGGTACGACGACAGCAACGCCATCGTGCGTCAGAAGGTGGAGGCGGCGACGACCGCCTGGCGCGCGCCGCTGATCGCCGAGGTTGCGCGTCAGGGCGTGCGCGAAGGCGTCTTCTCCACGGCCTTTCCCGACCAGGCCGGCGAAATCGTGCTGGCGCTCGCCAATGCCATGGGCACGGCCCATGCACAGCTGATGCTGGCCTTTGCGCGCGATCCGGACGAGCGGCGCTTCACGGAAGGCGTGCTCGCGCTGCACGCGGCCTTTAGCGACGCGATCGAACGCGCGCTCGGCGCGCCCGCGGGCTCGCTGCCGCCGGCCGATGAAGCGGCGGTGGCGTTCTGGATCAAGGCGATGCGCGCGCATGGCATGGCCGCTTCCCCAGGGAGGTCCTGA
- a CDS encoding MFS transporter, with product MHFPLPSTVFDKKIAIAIVALAVTQLIGWGTISLPAIVGRPIAADLGMDISSAFAGTSVLYVVTGLCSPFLSRLFSRFGARRVMIGGTIVAIPGFLMLAASRGALSYFLGWTLLGLAGSATLTTATNIMLNELVGRRAPRAIGGLMLVSGLSASVFWPITSLLSDLVGWRGACAIYAGMMLAISLPLYIFALPVRTAAAEAQALSVGEPEVHPPSRKSTFYLLTTAIALNAFVTFGLSAIFIELLKTVGLPPTQAIAFGSALGVIQVSARAMDFVGGKHWDGISTGIVAGMALPVAMMLLLVGENNYAAIATFVLIYGLGSGALAVARATIPLVFYDRADYVKAASRIALPLNLMSAASPPLFIALLTRFGSHALLAVAITCSVATVLLLLPLTRRRPMLQAAASAASSGMVVR from the coding sequence TTGCATTTCCCCCTGCCCAGCACCGTCTTCGACAAGAAAATCGCGATCGCCATCGTTGCGCTTGCCGTCACCCAGCTCATTGGCTGGGGCACGATCAGCTTGCCCGCCATCGTCGGGCGGCCGATCGCCGCCGACCTCGGCATGGACATTTCCTCGGCCTTTGCCGGCACCTCGGTGCTCTATGTCGTCACGGGGCTGTGCTCGCCGTTTCTCAGCCGACTGTTCTCGCGCTTCGGCGCCCGCCGCGTCATGATCGGCGGCACCATCGTGGCCATTCCGGGCTTCCTGATGCTCGCCGCCTCGCGCGGCGCCCTCTCCTATTTCCTCGGCTGGACGCTGCTGGGCTTGGCCGGGAGCGCCACGCTCACCACGGCCACCAACATCATGCTCAACGAGCTCGTGGGGCGCCGCGCGCCACGCGCCATCGGCGGCTTGATGCTCGTCTCGGGGCTTTCCGCCAGCGTCTTCTGGCCGATCACCTCACTGCTTTCGGACCTGGTCGGCTGGCGCGGAGCCTGCGCGATCTATGCCGGCATGATGCTTGCAATCTCGCTGCCGCTCTACATCTTCGCGCTGCCCGTGCGCACGGCCGCAGCGGAGGCACAGGCACTTTCCGTGGGCGAGCCGGAGGTGCATCCGCCGAGCCGCAAGAGCACGTTCTATTTGCTCACCACCGCGATCGCGCTGAACGCCTTCGTCACCTTTGGCTTGAGCGCGATCTTCATCGAGCTGCTCAAGACGGTCGGACTGCCACCGACGCAGGCCATCGCTTTCGGCTCGGCACTCGGCGTCATCCAGGTCAGCGCTCGGGCGATGGATTTTGTCGGCGGCAAGCACTGGGACGGGATTTCGACCGGCATTGTCGCCGGCATGGCGCTGCCCGTCGCGATGATGCTTCTGCTGGTCGGTGAGAACAACTACGCCGCCATCGCCACCTTCGTCCTGATCTACGGGCTCGGCAGCGGCGCGCTCGCGGTGGCGCGGGCCACCATTCCGCTCGTGTTCTACGACAGGGCCGATTACGTCAAGGCCGCATCGCGCATCGCGCTGCCCTTGAACCTGATGTCCGCGGCCTCGCCACCGCTGTTCATCGCGCTGCTCACCCGTTTCGGCAGCCACGCCCTGCTCGCGGTCGCGATCACCTGCTCGGTCGCAACGGTCCTCTTGCTGCTGCCGCTGACGCGCCGGCGCCCGATGCTGCAGGCTGCCGCTTCGGCTGCGTCGTCGGGCATGGTGGTCAGGTAG
- a CDS encoding 2'-5' RNA ligase family protein, producing the protein MGEGSDDGGRLFLATLPDAGTAAQIHQRATNLRRAHGFDGHPIAPQRLHVSLFFLGGLPSQAIPKVCDAIAGIRAPPFVVVFDRSVSFRGKPGSRPFVLIGDEGPTPLKWFRERLGAALAGIGFGRLARRGFTPHVTLLYDARSAEEHPVAPVTWQVSEFVLVHSHNGHRHLARWRLRG; encoded by the coding sequence ATGGGTGAAGGAAGCGACGATGGCGGCCGGCTGTTTCTGGCCACGTTGCCCGACGCCGGCACGGCAGCCCAGATTCACCAGCGCGCGACCAACTTGCGACGGGCCCACGGTTTCGACGGGCATCCGATCGCGCCGCAGCGGCTGCATGTCTCGCTGTTTTTCCTCGGCGGCCTGCCCTCGCAGGCGATCCCGAAAGTCTGCGATGCGATCGCCGGCATTCGCGCCCCGCCGTTTGTCGTCGTGTTCGATCGGTCGGTCAGCTTCCGCGGCAAGCCTGGCAGCCGTCCCTTCGTGCTCATTGGCGACGAGGGGCCGACCCCGCTGAAATGGTTTCGCGAACGGCTCGGCGCGGCGCTGGCGGGGATCGGGTTTGGACGCCTGGCACGGCGAGGCTTCACGCCGCACGTCACGCTGCTCTACGACGCGCGCAGCGCCGAGGAACATCCGGTCGCGCCGGTCACGTGGCAGGTCAGCGAATTCGTGCTCGTGCACAGCCATAACGGACACCGCCATCTGGCGCGATGGCGGCTGCGCGGATGA
- a CDS encoding VOC family protein, producing MPVPNLLPLYVSDPAASQAFYERLLGRKPLGVFPTYVAFDFDGRLMLGLWSMQAKNFVSGGSGHRSELAFMVESEADVHRLHDEWRAAGVAIEQEPMNAVFGLTFVALDPDGHRLRVCLPDK from the coding sequence ATGCCAGTTCCGAACCTGCTGCCACTCTATGTCAGCGATCCCGCGGCGAGCCAGGCCTTCTACGAGCGGCTGCTCGGCCGCAAGCCGCTCGGCGTGTTTCCGACTTATGTCGCCTTCGACTTCGACGGCCGGCTGATGCTGGGACTGTGGTCGATGCAGGCGAAGAACTTCGTCTCCGGCGGCAGTGGCCATCGCAGCGAGCTCGCCTTCATGGTCGAGAGCGAGGCCGACGTCCACCGCCTGCATGACGAATGGCGTGCAGCCGGCGTCGCGATCGAGCAGGAACCGATGAATGCGGTATTCGGCCTCACTTTCGTCGCGCTCGATCCCGACGGCCACCGCCTGCGGGTGTGCCTGCCGGACAAATAA
- a CDS encoding LysR family transcriptional regulator has protein sequence MSISDMDVRQFRHFVTVAETLHFGRAAEALGMTQPPLSQSILALERALGAPLFVRTKRSVALTPFGESLLPHVRKALEQLNALPELAKRLRDGVAGTLSLSFVSTADYSILPSLVRRYAALFPDVEIALSEATSDVQIVTLVEGRGHAGIIIPPAEGALPAPLRYAKLLSEPLVAAVPAGWIERRQLALKRGRLAPEAVIKAPLIIFPRRSAPAFHDLVTSYYVRHGGRARIAQEAIQMQTIISLVSAGMGIALVPASLRNLARTGVSYVDLLHDAPLLETGIVWRGDDTTPTLVRFLDVAREVARVDR, from the coding sequence TTGAGTATATCAGATATGGACGTCCGGCAGTTCAGGCATTTCGTGACGGTGGCGGAGACGCTGCATTTCGGCCGCGCCGCCGAAGCGCTCGGCATGACGCAGCCGCCGCTCAGCCAGTCGATCCTGGCGCTCGAGCGCGCGCTTGGTGCGCCGCTGTTCGTCCGCACCAAGCGCAGCGTCGCGCTGACGCCATTCGGCGAGAGCCTGCTGCCGCACGTGCGCAAGGCGCTGGAGCAGTTGAACGCGCTGCCGGAGCTTGCAAAGCGGCTGCGTGACGGGGTCGCTGGCACGCTGTCGCTCTCTTTCGTCAGCACAGCCGACTACAGCATCCTGCCCAGTCTCGTCAGGCGCTACGCCGCGTTGTTTCCCGACGTCGAGATCGCGCTTTCGGAAGCGACCAGCGACGTGCAGATCGTGACGCTCGTCGAGGGCAGGGGACATGCCGGCATCATCATCCCGCCAGCTGAAGGCGCGCTGCCAGCGCCACTGCGCTACGCTAAGCTTTTGTCGGAGCCGCTGGTTGCGGCCGTGCCGGCTGGCTGGATCGAACGCAGGCAACTCGCGCTCAAGCGCGGGCGCCTGGCACCGGAAGCCGTGATCAAGGCGCCGCTGATCATCTTCCCGCGGCGATCAGCGCCGGCCTTCCACGATCTCGTGACAAGCTATTACGTCCGGCACGGCGGCCGGGCCCGGATCGCGCAGGAGGCGATCCAGATGCAGACCATCATCAGCCTGGTTTCGGCGGGGATGGGGATCGCGCTGGTGCCGGCGTCGCTACGCAACCTCGCGCGCACCGGCGTCAGCTATGTCGACCTCCTCCACGACGCGCCGCTGCTCGAAACCGGGATCGTCTGGCGCGGCGACGACACCACGCCGACGCTGGTGCGCTTTCTCGACGTTGCGCGGGAGGTCGCCCGCGTCGATCGGTGA
- the ilvD gene encoding dihydroxy-acid dehydratase: MPAYRSRTTTHGRNMAGARGLWRATGMKDEDFGKPIIAVANSFTQFVPGHVHLKDLGQLVAREIEAAGGVAKEFNTIAVDDGIAMGHGGMLYSLPSRELIADSVEYMVNAHCADALVCISNCDKITPGMLMAAMRLNIPTVFVSGGPMEAGKVAVKGKQVAVDLIDAMVAAADDRYTDEEVKVIERSACPTCGSCSGMFTANSMNCLTEALGLSLPGNGSVLATHADREVLFRQAGNLVVELARRWYEADDATALPRGIANFKAFENAMSLDIAMGGSTNTVLHLLAAAREGEVGFTLDDIDRLSRRVPCLCKVAPAKNDVHMEDVHRAGGIMAILGELDRAGLIDASVPTVHARTLGDALARWDISHTTDEAVRRFFSAAPGGVPTQSPFSQSARFDELDTDRQSGVIRSAEHPFSRDGGLAVLTGNLAPEGCIVKTAGVDASILTFRGRARVFESQEDAVSGILGNKVKAGDIVLVRYEGPKGGPGMQEMLYPTSYLKSKGLAKECALITDGRFSGGSSGLSIGHVSPEAAEGGPIGLVEDGDSILIDIPNRRIHLDVDDAVLAARRAAMEAKHRGAWEPKSRDRVVSAALRAYAALTSNASRGAVRDVTQVRR, from the coding sequence ATGCCCGCCTATCGTTCGAGAACCACCACCCACGGCCGCAACATGGCCGGCGCGCGCGGCCTGTGGCGAGCCACCGGCATGAAGGACGAGGATTTCGGCAAGCCGATCATCGCGGTCGCCAACAGCTTCACCCAGTTCGTGCCGGGCCATGTCCACCTCAAGGATCTCGGCCAGCTCGTCGCGCGCGAGATCGAGGCGGCAGGCGGCGTCGCCAAGGAGTTCAACACGATTGCGGTCGACGACGGCATCGCGATGGGCCATGGCGGCATGCTGTATTCGCTGCCGAGCCGCGAGCTGATCGCCGATTCCGTCGAGTACATGGTGAACGCGCATTGCGCGGACGCGCTGGTGTGCATCTCCAACTGCGACAAGATCACGCCCGGCATGCTGATGGCCGCGATGCGGCTCAACATCCCGACCGTGTTCGTCTCGGGCGGCCCGATGGAGGCCGGCAAGGTCGCCGTCAAGGGCAAGCAGGTCGCGGTCGACCTGATCGACGCGATGGTCGCCGCCGCCGACGATCGCTACACCGACGAAGAGGTGAAGGTGATCGAGCGCTCCGCCTGTCCGACCTGCGGAAGCTGCTCCGGCATGTTCACCGCCAATTCCATGAACTGCCTGACCGAGGCGCTCGGCCTTTCGCTGCCCGGCAACGGCTCGGTGCTCGCGACGCACGCCGATCGCGAGGTGCTGTTCCGCCAGGCCGGCAACCTGGTCGTCGAGCTGGCGCGGCGCTGGTACGAAGCGGATGACGCGACGGCGCTGCCGCGCGGGATTGCCAATTTCAAGGCGTTCGAGAACGCCATGAGCCTCGACATCGCGATGGGCGGCTCGACCAACACCGTGCTGCATCTGCTCGCGGCCGCCCGCGAGGGCGAGGTCGGTTTCACGCTCGATGACATCGACCGCCTGTCGCGCCGCGTGCCGTGTCTCTGCAAGGTCGCGCCCGCCAAGAACGACGTGCACATGGAGGACGTGCACCGCGCCGGCGGCATCATGGCGATCCTCGGCGAGCTCGACCGCGCCGGCCTGATCGACGCATCGGTGCCGACCGTGCATGCGCGCACGCTGGGCGATGCGCTGGCGCGCTGGGATATCAGCCACACCACCGACGAGGCGGTGCGCCGCTTCTTCTCAGCGGCCCCGGGCGGCGTGCCGACGCAATCCCCCTTCAGCCAGTCGGCGCGCTTCGATGAGCTCGATACCGACCGGCAGAGCGGCGTCATCCGCTCCGCCGAGCATCCGTTCTCGCGCGACGGCGGCCTTGCGGTGTTGACCGGTAATCTCGCGCCCGAAGGCTGCATCGTGAAGACCGCAGGCGTCGACGCCTCGATCCTCACCTTCCGCGGCAGGGCCCGCGTGTTCGAGAGCCAGGAGGATGCAGTTTCCGGCATCCTCGGCAACAAGGTGAAGGCCGGCGATATCGTCCTCGTCCGCTACGAAGGCCCCAAGGGCGGCCCCGGCATGCAGGAAATGCTGTATCCGACGAGCTACCTGAAATCCAAGGGCCTCGCCAAGGAATGCGCACTCATCACCGACGGCCGCTTCTCCGGCGGCAGCTCGGGCCTTTCCATCGGCCATGTCTCGCCGGAAGCCGCGGAAGGCGGACCGATCGGGCTCGTCGAGGACGGCGACAGCATCCTGATCGACATCCCCAACCGACGCATCCATCTCGACGTCGATGATGCCGTGCTGGCGGCGCGCCGCGCGGCGATGGAGGCGAAGCATCGCGGGGCCTGGGAGCCGAAGAGCCGCGACCGCGTCGTCTCGGCGGCGCTGCGCGCCTATGCGGCGCTCACCAGCAACGCCTCGCGCGGCGCGGTGCGCGATGTGACGCAGGTGCGGCGCTGA
- a CDS encoding helix-turn-helix transcriptional regulator translates to MKNIVPQLRTERCWTQGDLARKLQVSRQTVNAIETGRYEASLSLAFKIAKLFGKPLEDIFQP, encoded by the coding sequence ATGAAAAACATCGTGCCTCAACTGCGCACCGAGCGCTGCTGGACCCAGGGCGACCTTGCCAGGAAGCTTCAGGTATCGCGGCAGACCGTGAACGCCATCGAGACCGGCCGCTACGAGGCAAGCCTTTCGCTGGCTTTCAAGATTGCCAAACTATTCGGCAAGCCCCTGGAGGACATCTTCCAGCCATGA
- a CDS encoding DUF1428 family protein — translation MPYVDGFVIPVHKDKIEAYRAQARKAGEIWKEFGALDFVECIGDDVPYGELTSFPRAVRAQDDEIVVFSWIVYRNKAERDAINAKVMADERLKGDMPFDGKRLIFGGFEMWLKM, via the coding sequence ATGCCCTATGTCGATGGTTTCGTCATTCCGGTGCACAAGGACAAGATCGAGGCCTACAGGGCCCAGGCGCGCAAAGCCGGAGAAATCTGGAAGGAATTTGGTGCGCTCGATTTTGTCGAGTGTATTGGTGACGACGTGCCCTATGGCGAATTAACGTCGTTTCCGCGTGCCGTGCGCGCTCAAGACGACGAAATCGTCGTCTTTTCCTGGATCGTCTATCGGAACAAGGCCGAGCGCGATGCGATCAACGCCAAGGTGATGGCGGACGAGCGCCTCAAGGGCGATATGCCATTTGACGGCAAGCGGCTGATCTTCGGCGGCTTCGAGATGTGGCTGAAGATGTGA
- a CDS encoding DUF899 domain-containing protein has translation MTGHTTGTREQWLAARLELLQAEKELTRRGDELAQQRQNLPWVRIDKAYAFDSEDGKASLRELFRGRSQLLVYHFMFGPDYTAGCPSCSAIADGFNGIAVHLANHDVMLWAVSRAPLAKLQAYKQRMGWTFPWASSFGGDFNPDFNVFFTEEQQRNGTIEYNYARGGHAMDAAKVPTPVARFAASCGTDAPTYSRERPGLSAFVLEDGVVYHTYSAYARGVDGIWGMNQWLDRAPKGRNQTEGPWWRRHDEYEAR, from the coding sequence ATGACGGGACATACCACTGGAACACGGGAGCAGTGGCTTGCGGCGCGGCTGGAGTTGCTGCAGGCGGAGAAGGAGCTGACCCGGCGCGGTGACGAACTGGCACAGCAACGCCAGAACCTGCCGTGGGTCCGCATCGACAAGGCATATGCGTTCGACAGCGAGGACGGAAAGGCCTCGCTCAGGGAGCTCTTCCGCGGGCGCTCGCAGCTCCTCGTCTATCATTTCATGTTCGGGCCCGACTACACGGCGGGCTGCCCGTCCTGCTCGGCGATCGCCGACGGTTTCAACGGGATCGCAGTGCATCTAGCCAATCATGACGTGATGCTCTGGGCGGTGTCACGGGCGCCGCTGGCAAAACTGCAGGCCTACAAGCAGCGGATGGGGTGGACGTTCCCCTGGGCGTCCTCGTTCGGCGGCGACTTCAACCCTGACTTCAACGTGTTCTTCACCGAAGAGCAGCAGCGCAACGGGACCATCGAATACAACTACGCGCGCGGCGGGCACGCGATGGACGCGGCCAAGGTGCCGACGCCTGTCGCCAGGTTCGCGGCCTCATGCGGGACCGATGCACCAACATATTCGCGCGAGAGGCCGGGCCTGAGTGCGTTCGTGCTGGAGGACGGCGTCGTCTATCACACCTATTCGGCCTACGCGCGTGGCGTCGACGGCATCTGGGGCATGAACCAGTGGCTCGACCGTGCTCCCAAGGGACGCAACCAGACGGAGGGACCCTGGTGGCGCCGCCACGACGAGTACGAAGCGCGCTAG
- a CDS encoding helix-turn-helix domain-containing protein: MDSLITAAARALATGDPLGALKRVALRGDAPALALRGIAMAQLGELVRAKALLRSAARAFGPKETLARARCVVAEAEIALVSRDLGFAPKALDAARVALESHGDRVNAAHARHLEVRRLLLIGRLDDAEHALAGLDPALLPPALRAAHELVVAGIAMRRLRTRVARAALERASRAARQANIPALKVEVETAALALDTPAARLIARGEERLLRLEDVEALLASKALVVDACRYVVRYARNVVPLATRPVLFALARALGEAWPSDVPRSTLLAQAFRARHADESHRARLRVEIGRLRTALKSLADVSATERGFALAPRVAHDVVVLAWPVDEEHAAVLAFLADGESWSSSALALALGASQRTVQRALDQLAAEGKVQSYGRGRARRWMARPLPGFTTTLLLPGPLPSD, translated from the coding sequence ATGGACTCGCTGATCACGGCTGCGGCGCGCGCGCTGGCGACAGGTGATCCGCTCGGCGCCTTGAAGCGGGTTGCGCTGCGCGGCGATGCGCCGGCGCTGGCGCTTCGCGGCATCGCGATGGCGCAGCTCGGCGAGCTCGTGCGGGCGAAAGCGCTGTTGCGCAGTGCCGCGCGCGCCTTCGGCCCGAAAGAGACGCTGGCCCGCGCCCGATGCGTCGTCGCCGAGGCCGAGATCGCATTGGTCTCGCGCGATCTCGGCTTTGCGCCGAAGGCGCTCGATGCGGCGCGGGTCGCGCTCGAGTCGCACGGCGACCGTGTCAACGCCGCGCATGCACGACATCTTGAGGTCCGCCGCCTGCTCCTGATCGGCCGCCTCGACGACGCCGAACATGCGCTGGCCGGGCTCGACCCTGCGCTCCTGCCTCCCGCGCTGAGGGCCGCCCACGAGCTGGTCGTGGCCGGCATCGCGATGCGGCGCCTCCGCACCCGCGTGGCGCGCGCCGCGCTGGAACGGGCCTCGCGTGCCGCACGCCAGGCGAACATCCCGGCGCTGAAGGTGGAAGTCGAAACCGCGGCCCTCGCCCTCGATACGCCGGCCGCGCGCCTGATCGCGCGTGGCGAGGAGCGCCTGCTCCGGCTCGAGGACGTCGAGGCGCTGCTGGCATCGAAGGCACTCGTGGTGGACGCGTGCCGCTATGTCGTGCGCTACGCGCGCAACGTGGTCCCGCTCGCAACGCGCCCGGTGCTGTTTGCGCTCGCCCGCGCGCTCGGCGAGGCCTGGCCCAGCGACGTGCCGAGAAGCACGCTGCTCGCACAGGCCTTCCGCGCCAGGCACGCCGACGAATCGCACCGCGCGCGGCTGCGCGTCGAGATCGGGCGGCTGCGCACGGCGCTGAAATCGCTGGCCGACGTCAGCGCGACGGAGCGCGGCTTCGCGCTCGCGCCGCGCGTCGCCCACGATGTCGTCGTGCTGGCGTGGCCGGTCGACGAGGAGCATGCGGCGGTGCTCGCCTTCCTCGCCGACGGTGAATCCTGGTCGAGCTCCGCGCTCGCGCTGGCGCTCGGCGCGAGCCAGCGCACCGTGCAGCGCGCCCTTGATCAGCTCGCGGCGGAGGGCAAGGTACAGTCCTATGGTCGCGGCCGCGCGCGGCGCTGGATGGCCCGGCCGCTGCCCGGTTTCACGACAACCTTGTTACTCCCGGGCCCGCTGCCGAGCGATTAA
- a CDS encoding glutamine cyclotransferase — protein sequence MKRSSADIIREYGPFPGVDRINGVTFDGQQVWFASGDKLNALDPAEGKVLRSIEVASHAGTAFDGRHLFQIAEDRIHKIDPKTGRVLATIPAPGGGGDSGLAWAEGTLWVGQHRGRKIHQIDPDTGAILRTIESDRVVTGVTWVDDELWHGTWEGDESDVRRIDPQSGEVLERIEMPEGTGVSGLESDGGDRFFCGGGGSGKIRAVRRPKRTAARK from the coding sequence ATGAAACGCTCTTCAGCCGACATCATCCGTGAATATGGCCCCTTCCCCGGCGTCGACCGCATCAATGGCGTGACGTTCGACGGCCAGCAGGTCTGGTTTGCGAGCGGCGACAAGCTCAACGCGCTTGATCCGGCTGAAGGCAAGGTGCTGCGCTCGATCGAGGTCGCCTCGCACGCCGGAACGGCATTCGATGGCCGGCACCTGTTCCAGATCGCCGAGGATCGCATCCACAAGATCGATCCGAAAACCGGCCGCGTGCTCGCCACCATCCCGGCGCCCGGCGGTGGCGGCGATTCCGGGCTGGCCTGGGCCGAGGGGACGCTGTGGGTGGGTCAGCACCGCGGCCGGAAGATCCATCAGATCGATCCCGATACCGGCGCCATTCTCCGCACCATCGAGTCCGACCGCGTCGTCACCGGGGTCACCTGGGTCGACGACGAGCTCTGGCACGGCACCTGGGAAGGCGACGAGAGCGACGTGCGGCGGATCGATCCGCAGAGCGGCGAGGTTCTGGAGCGGATCGAGATGCCCGAAGGCACCGGCGTCTCGGGCCTCGAATCCGATGGCGGCGACCGGTTCTTCTGCGGCGGCGGCGGCAGCGGCAAGATCCGCGCCGTGCGCCGGCCGAAGCGGACCGCCGCGCGCAAGTGA
- a CDS encoding CPBP family intramembrane glutamic endopeptidase, translating into MSEPSPAAAPFWKLALVLWLLGLVGAVLILPYALALQQAALAAASARSHLTVVQLLLVSTAQTMVLLLAAVLAGLWASRKLGLAIPLLSAWLTRRPVPPDTGRTLLVALAIGLAVGLVLVVLDRFVFAAMLSVADVVKDAAGGGARPNAWQGLLASFYGAIDEEILMRLGQMSVLALGLRTVLRRRDVALPSGVFWTANILTAIVFGLGHLPATAALTPLTTALVVRAIVLNGVAGIVFGALFRRYGLEWAMVSHFGADIVLHVLSA; encoded by the coding sequence ATGTCCGAACCATCGCCGGCAGCGGCGCCGTTCTGGAAACTCGCCCTTGTACTCTGGCTGCTCGGGCTCGTTGGCGCGGTCCTGATCCTTCCCTATGCACTGGCGTTGCAGCAGGCCGCACTCGCCGCGGCGAGCGCGCGCTCGCACCTCACGGTGGTCCAGCTTCTTCTCGTCTCGACCGCGCAGACGATGGTGCTGCTGCTGGCCGCCGTGTTGGCGGGGCTGTGGGCCTCGCGCAAGCTCGGCCTTGCGATCCCGCTGCTCTCCGCATGGCTGACGCGGCGGCCGGTGCCTCCGGACACCGGCCGAACGCTGCTGGTGGCGCTCGCCATCGGCCTTGCCGTGGGACTCGTCCTGGTCGTGCTCGACCGCTTCGTGTTCGCGGCGATGCTATCGGTCGCAGACGTCGTCAAGGACGCAGCGGGTGGCGGCGCGCGGCCGAACGCATGGCAGGGGCTGCTCGCCTCCTTCTATGGCGCGATCGACGAGGAGATATTGATGCGGCTCGGCCAGATGTCGGTGCTGGCGCTGGGGCTCCGCACGGTTTTGCGCAGGCGCGACGTTGCGCTCCCCTCCGGCGTGTTCTGGACAGCGAACATCCTGACCGCCATTGTTTTCGGGCTCGGCCATCTTCCCGCGACCGCGGCGCTGACCCCGCTCACGACGGCGCTGGTGGTTCGCGCCATCGTCTTGAACGGCGTGGCCGGCATCGTCTTCGGAGCGCTGTTTCGTCGCTACGGACTAGAGTGGGCGATGGTCTCGCATTTCGGCGCCGACATCGTCCTGCACGTTCTCTCCGCGTGA
- a CDS encoding MBL fold metallo-hydrolase: MAATTLAAGGWLTPRQAFAEARNIVDLIRDDAAKAPIKVHKLRGDVSILEGSGGNIAVLTGADGKVFIDAGITASRPRILEAANSLSRDPIKHLINTHWHFDHTDGNQWLNAEGAAIIAHENTHKHLLVAQRVDDWDFNFPSSPLPAVPTETVSSEKTLKLNRSTLLLKFYGPAHTDSDLSVTIPEADILHCGDTYWNGIYPFIDYSTGGNIDGMIKAAEANVAAASDKTIVIPGHGKPVSNKAGLVAYRDMLVAIRDNVGKLKREGRSLDEAIAAKPTAAFDAKWGQFVITPAFFTRLVYQGV, from the coding sequence ATGGCGGCGACGACGCTCGCGGCAGGCGGATGGCTTACGCCACGACAGGCCTTCGCCGAAGCCCGCAACATCGTGGACCTGATCCGCGATGACGCCGCCAAGGCGCCGATCAAGGTCCACAAGCTGCGTGGTGACGTCAGCATCCTGGAAGGCTCCGGCGGCAACATCGCCGTGCTGACCGGTGCCGACGGCAAGGTGTTCATCGATGCCGGGATCACCGCATCACGCCCGCGAATTCTGGAAGCCGCCAATAGCCTCAGCCGCGATCCGATCAAGCACCTGATCAACACGCACTGGCACTTCGATCACACCGACGGCAATCAATGGCTGAATGCGGAAGGGGCCGCCATCATCGCCCACGAAAACACCCACAAGCATCTGCTTGTTGCCCAGAGGGTCGACGACTGGGATTTCAACTTCCCTTCGTCCCCGCTGCCGGCCGTTCCGACCGAAACCGTCTCGTCGGAGAAAACCTTGAAGCTCAACCGGTCCACGCTTCTTCTCAAGTTTTACGGTCCCGCGCATACCGACAGCGACCTGTCCGTCACGATTCCCGAAGCCGACATCCTCCATTGCGGCGATACCTACTGGAACGGCATCTATCCGTTCATCGACTATTCGACCGGCGGAAACATCGACGGCATGATCAAGGCAGCAGAGGCGAACGTCGCTGCCGCGAGCGACAAGACGATCGTCATTCCCGGCCACGGCAAGCCGGTCAGCAACAAGGCGGGGCTTGTGGCCTACCGCGACATGCTGGTCGCGATCCGCGACAATGTCGGCAAGCTCAAACGAGAGGGCCGCTCGCTCGACGAGGCGATTGCCGCCAAGCCGACCGCGGCGTTCGACGCGAAGTGGGGGCAATTCGTCATCACTCCGGCATTCTTCACCCGGCTGGTTTACCAGGGCGTCTGA